One region of Pleuronectes platessa chromosome 18, fPlePla1.1, whole genome shotgun sequence genomic DNA includes:
- the cfap300 gene encoding cilia- and flagella-associated protein 300 gives MAEEKCPFEQSFSFRALPNKKFFFLQDKEVSTLIMKWSMQGRISAQSFSFDQSFHSYNCEQFAMDFFKDPDVVSCLKKMEAGVQVPLDKPVVSVHVEVVACTKVSMELFDPIFSCGILRPNGHMVKCLHDVYSDYDELRQMLREEDSEHYSAVGGEERGEFLFRLFKHLCLGGELCQYEDTIQPYINTTKQVYKDLISVQTDPDTKRISVVSTVIKVSAYDKSGRCFPGTREEEQTFAYLIVDPYKRHVTLFCHFYGVGNFTQ, from the exons ATGGCAGAGGAGAAGTGTCCGTTTGAGCAAAGTTTTTCTTTTCGCGCTCTCCCCAACAAGAAGTTCTTCTTCCTGCAGGACAAAGAGGTTTCAACGCTGATAATGAAATG GTCCATGCAGGGAAGGATCTCAGCTCAGTCTTTCAGCTTTGATCAGAGCTTTCACTCTTACAACTGCGAACAGTTTGCAATG GATTTCTTCAAAGACCCTGACGTGGTATCCTGTCTGAAAAAGATGGAGGCCGGAGTCCAGGTGCCCCTCG acaAGCCTGTGGTCTCTGTCCATGTGGAGGTGGTAGCATGCACCAAAGTCTCCATGGAGCTCTTTGACCCGATCTTCTCTTGTGGCATCCTGAGGCCCAATGGACACATGGTTAAATGTTTACACGATGTCTACTCTGACTATGATGAACTCAGACag aTGCTGCGGGAGGAGGACAGCGAGCACTACTCCGCTGTCGGGGGGGAGGAGCGAGGAGAGTTTCTGTTTCGCCTCTTCAAGCACCTGTGTCTTGGGGGGGAACTCTGTCAGTACGAAGACACCATCCAACCTTACATCAACACCACGAAGCAAGTGTACAAAGATCTGATCAG CGTTCAGACGGATCCAGACACAAAGAGGATCAGCGTTGTTTCCACTGTGATCAAAGTCAGCGCCTAC GATAAATCGGGGCGTTGCTTCCCCGGGAcacgagaggaggagcagacgtTTGCCTATTTGATTGTCGACCCCTATAAACGTCATGTGACTTTGTTCTGCCACTTCTACGGTGTTGGAAACTTTACACAGTAA